One window of Aricia agestis chromosome 20, ilAriAges1.1, whole genome shotgun sequence genomic DNA carries:
- the LOC121737107 gene encoding putative nuclease HARBI1 yields MSLSSLSSLSDHEGPTVSRRRNNQMLNAFEKYNDAEFRARFRLSKETVLYLESVFGNSIKPPTRRSRAIQPMDQILITLRFYATGSYQRVIGDIFNIEQPTVHRIVHRVTAKIASMKSQYINMPTRQECLDVAHNFYGIANFPRVVGAVDCTHIKINSPGGAQSELYRNRKGYFSLNVQMVCDSHLRIRNIVARWPGSVHDSTIFNDSPLCAMLERGDFGNFYILGDSGYPCRPYLLTPLLNPRTAAEVAYNRSQISTQNPVERLFGVLKRRFPCLQNGLGLKLENIPPIIVACAVLHNIAIYRQDELTEEEPTLLNEAVEEAVAQPIGLNTNQNFVVRTMLINTHFTN; encoded by the exons atgtcTTTATCGTCGCTATCTAGTCTTTCCGACCATGAAGGGCCGACCGTGAGTCGCCGCCGAAATAATCAAATGCTCAATGCATTTGAAAAATACAACGATGCAGAGTTTCGTGCGCGCTTTCGTCTTTCGAAAGAAACCGTGCTATACTTGGAGTCCGTGTTTGGGAACTCGATAAAACCGCCTACTAGGAGAAGTAGAGCTATCCAGCCCATGGatcaaattttaataactttgcGGTTTTACGCAACCGGCAGCTATCAACGGGTAATTGGCGACATTTTCAACATCGAGCAGCCCACAGTCCATCGTATTGTGCACCGGGTTACTGCAAAAATAGCCAGTATGAAGTCGCAATACATTAATATGCCAACGCGACAAGAATGTCTGGATGTTGCTCATAACTTTTATGGCATAGCAAACTTCCCAAGAGTTGTGGGGGCAGTGGACTGCACtcatataaaaatcaattctcCAG GTGGAGCTCAATCTGAGTTATATAGAAATAGAAAAGGATACTTTTCCCTCAACGTTCAAATGGTGTGTGACTCACACCTGAGAATAAGAAATATTGTTGCTAGATGGCCTGGATCAGTACACGATAGCACAATATTTAATGATTCGCCATTATGTGCAATGCTAGAGAGGGGTGATTTTGGGAATTTTTATATTCTAGGCGACAGTGGCTATCCATGCCGGCCCTACTTACTGACGCCTCTATTAAACCCTCGGACAGCAGCAGAAGTGGCTTACAACAGATCCCAAATAAGCACCCAAAACCCAGTGGAACGGCTCTTTGGGGTGTTGAAAAGGAGATTTCCCTGCTTGCAGAATGGGTTGGGGCTTAAGCTCGAAAACATTCCCCCTATTATTGTAGCATGTGCTGTGCTCCACAACATAGCTATATATAGGCAGGATGAATTGACAGAGGAAGAACCAACCCTTCTTAATGAGGCGGTGGAGGAAGCTGTAGCCCAACCCATAGGGCTGAACACCAATCAAAATTTTGTAGTTAGAACTATGTTAATAAATACacattttacaaattaa